The Candidatus Hydrogenedentota bacterium genome has a segment encoding these proteins:
- a CDS encoding RpiB/LacA/LacB family sugar-phosphate isomerase — translation MNIVLAADPFAVDLKDAVKEHLEKRGFTVADVGAVKGRDMPYYDAAPLAAKLLQEGKAERAVLFCGTGAGMCIVANKFKGVSAVCVESVFSAKMARAINDANVITLGAMIVAPWMAKEMVDVWLDTKHTQGLEELAGFLKDACARVNALDTGK, via the coding sequence ATGAACATCGTCTTAGCCGCCGACCCCTTCGCCGTGGACCTCAAGGACGCCGTCAAGGAGCACCTGGAGAAGCGGGGCTTCACGGTGGCGGACGTGGGGGCCGTCAAGGGCAGGGACATGCCCTATTACGACGCCGCGCCCCTCGCCGCCAAACTGCTCCAGGAGGGAAAGGCGGAGCGGGCCGTCCTCTTCTGCGGCACCGGCGCGGGCATGTGCATCGTCGCCAACAAGTTCAAGGGCGTGAGCGCGGTCTGCGTGGAGTCGGTCTTCTCCGCGAAGATGGCCCGCGCCATCAACGACGCCAACGTCATCACCCTGGGGGCCATGATCGTGGCCCCGTGGATGGCGAAGGAGATGGTGGACGTCTGGCTGGACACGAAGCACACCCAGGGGCTGGAGGAGTTGGCCGGCTTCCTCAAGGACGCCTGCGCGCGCGTGAACGCCCTCGACACGGGAAAATAA